A genomic segment from Verrucomicrobiota bacterium encodes:
- a CDS encoding DUF1592 domain-containing protein encodes MTGILKRRFRVGAGLFFLCFIVSRSMAGDVERGRNLYRKWCAECHGDRGQGVPGKHREPLHGSLSLEKLAQLIDKTMPEDAPEKCVGQDAKDVAQFIHESFYSRSARIRNERPRVELLRLSNRQFAHSVADLFVHFTGPGAVARGQEGLKATYYNARGPNRDKKVEERVDATVDFQYGTSSPDPARIGAEEFSVQWQGGLVAPETGLYEFEVRSPNGLRLWVNDEQDPLIDGWVASGNSSEHRASLRLLGGRTYPLRLSFFKFKDKTASIVLRWKPPRGIWETLPARCLTPAQPTPTFVLSTPFPADDASVGYERGSTISKAWDEAVTGSAIEAAHYSLKHLDRLTQSKEGDTNRVNKIRAFARSFSERALRRPLSPEQRVLLVDRFFEPGLSAEESLKRVVMLAIKSPRFLYPGLQAPSHDSFAAAEKLALALWDSVPDNSLSEAARANRLEDPAAVQAQASRMMRDPRARSKMRHFLWHWLHLDHVEEPAKDPATFPDFTPELSNDLRVSLDLFLDHVVWSDSSDFRRLLLSEDTFLNPRLAKFFNVELEAIPHFRPTRFEAGRRAGVLTHPYVLAAFAYAKTTSPIHRGVFLSRSVVGRPLRPPPEAVSFEEADFEPGLSMREKITRLTRPENCQGCHSIINPLGFSLEHFDAVGRYRESESGRPIDASGDYETEEGRGVRFQSARDVAVFAAESPQAQEAFIEALFHHLVQQPVRAFGDDLLPSLREGFASARFNVQELAIQIALRTSASPSTPLKTKAKSK; translated from the coding sequence ATGACTGGCATTCTTAAGAGACGGTTCCGGGTTGGGGCGGGACTCTTCTTCCTTTGCTTCATCGTTTCGCGGTCGATGGCGGGCGACGTCGAACGTGGCCGTAATCTTTATCGAAAATGGTGCGCTGAGTGCCACGGGGATCGCGGCCAGGGTGTTCCGGGAAAACATCGCGAGCCGCTCCATGGTTCATTATCTCTGGAAAAGCTCGCTCAGCTCATCGACAAAACCATGCCGGAGGACGCCCCCGAAAAGTGCGTGGGCCAGGACGCCAAGGATGTCGCCCAGTTCATCCACGAGAGCTTCTACTCTCGCAGCGCCAGGATTCGAAACGAACGTCCACGAGTTGAATTGCTCAGGCTCTCCAATCGCCAATTCGCCCACTCAGTCGCTGATCTCTTCGTGCACTTCACCGGTCCCGGAGCCGTTGCCCGCGGACAGGAAGGACTCAAAGCCACGTATTATAATGCGCGAGGTCCGAACCGCGACAAGAAGGTCGAGGAGCGAGTGGATGCCACGGTGGATTTTCAGTATGGGACGTCTTCCCCCGACCCGGCGCGGATCGGCGCCGAGGAGTTTTCCGTTCAATGGCAGGGGGGGCTGGTCGCGCCCGAAACCGGACTTTATGAATTCGAGGTCAGATCCCCGAATGGCTTGCGCCTTTGGGTGAATGACGAACAGGACCCCTTGATCGACGGCTGGGTGGCGTCCGGGAACTCCTCGGAGCACCGGGCCAGCCTCCGGCTGTTGGGGGGAAGAACTTATCCGCTTCGTTTGAGTTTCTTTAAGTTCAAGGACAAGACCGCTTCGATCGTGCTGAGATGGAAGCCGCCGCGCGGCATCTGGGAGACCCTCCCGGCTCGCTGCCTCACCCCGGCGCAGCCCACGCCTACTTTTGTTCTGAGCACTCCATTCCCCGCTGACGACGCCAGCGTGGGATACGAGCGAGGGTCCACCATCTCCAAGGCTTGGGACGAAGCCGTCACCGGCTCGGCCATCGAAGCCGCCCATTACTCGCTGAAGCACCTCGACCGCCTCACCCAATCGAAAGAAGGTGACACCAACCGCGTCAATAAAATCCGGGCTTTCGCCAGGTCCTTTTCCGAAAGGGCCCTGCGGCGTCCGCTGAGTCCCGAGCAGCGCGTTCTGCTCGTGGATCGATTTTTCGAACCCGGCCTTTCCGCCGAGGAGTCTTTGAAGCGCGTCGTCATGCTGGCGATCAAGTCCCCCCGTTTTCTCTATCCGGGCCTCCAGGCTCCCTCGCACGACAGCTTTGCCGCGGCGGAGAAACTGGCGCTGGCCTTGTGGGATTCGGTGCCGGACAATTCACTCTCGGAAGCTGCGCGCGCGAATCGCCTGGAAGATCCGGCGGCGGTCCAAGCGCAAGCGAGCCGCATGATGCGCGATCCGCGCGCCCGATCCAAGATGCGCCACTTTCTTTGGCACTGGCTGCATCTTGATCACGTCGAGGAGCCCGCCAAGGATCCCGCGACCTTTCCCGACTTCACTCCGGAATTGAGCAACGACCTTCGGGTTTCGCTCGACCTCTTCCTGGACCACGTTGTCTGGAGCGACTCCTCCGATTTCAGGCGGCTGCTGCTCTCCGAGGACACTTTTCTCAATCCTCGCTTGGCGAAGTTTTTCAATGTGGAACTGGAAGCCATCCCTCACTTTCGGCCGACCCGATTTGAAGCCGGACGACGCGCCGGAGTTCTGACTCATCCTTACGTGCTCGCGGCCTTTGCCTATGCCAAGACGACCTCGCCGATTCATCGCGGGGTTTTCCTTTCCCGAAGCGTCGTGGGACGGCCCCTGCGCCCGCCTCCGGAAGCGGTTTCGTTCGAAGAAGCCGACTTCGAGCCCGGATTGAGCATGCGTGAAAAGATCACGCGACTGACGCGGCCCGAGAATTGCCAGGGCTGTCACTCCATCATCAATCCGCTTGGATTCAGCCTGGAACATTTCGACGCGGTGGGTCGTTACCGGGAGTCCGAGTCGGGACGTCCGATTGACGCCAGTGGGGACTACGAAACGGAGGAAGGTCGCGGCGTGCGTTTCCAAAGCGCCCGGGATGTTGCCGTATTCGCCGCGGAATCGCCCCAGGCCCAGGAAGCCTTCATCGAGGCGCTGTTTCACCACCTCGTGCAGCAGCCCGTGCGCGCATTTGGGGACGACCTGCTTCCGAGCTTGCGGGAAGGCTTCGCCTCCGCTAGGTTCAACGTTCAAGAATTGGCCATCCAGATCGCGCTGCGCACCTCTGCTTCGCCTTCGACGCCACTGAAAACAAAAGCGAAATCGAAATGA
- a CDS encoding DUF1552 domain-containing protein has product MNAMRRREFVRQLGVSSASLPFLAGLPSLGFGSPVRPRQRLVVVFTPNGTIPPAFWPDEEGTGFKLKEIMKPLESFKNRMLVLHGLCNKVRGDGDNHMRGMSCLLTGIELFPGNIQGGSHTPAGWASGISIDQEIKNYFQKQDATRTRFGSLEFGVGVTDRADPWTRMSYAGPNQPIAPISDPYQMYRKLYGQARDRESLRSVLDDVREDLKKARKHLAAEDRRLLEEHEALVKQMEREIKMQPATKPVAARPVFQEGIADQNDNVPRLSRMQIDLLVNSFANDMARVATLQYTKSVGQAKMNWLGVSEGHHTLSHEKDENDMAKEDLVKINTWFAGEIRYLLEKLSSTPEPDDSGSMLDHTLVVWTNELGKGNSHTLDNIPFVLVGGGFGFAMGRSLKLNKVPHNRLHLALAHAVGHKIQVFGKTSLCDDGPLALS; this is encoded by the coding sequence ATGAACGCGATGCGAAGACGGGAATTCGTCCGGCAACTGGGAGTTTCCTCCGCCAGCCTGCCCTTTTTGGCGGGACTGCCGAGCCTGGGTTTCGGCAGCCCTGTGCGGCCGCGCCAGCGCCTGGTCGTGGTGTTCACCCCCAACGGAACGATTCCTCCCGCATTCTGGCCCGACGAAGAAGGGACGGGTTTCAAGCTGAAGGAAATTATGAAGCCGTTGGAAAGCTTCAAGAACCGCATGCTTGTGCTGCACGGTCTTTGCAACAAGGTGCGGGGCGACGGCGACAATCACATGCGGGGCATGAGTTGCCTGCTTACCGGCATCGAGCTTTTCCCGGGCAACATTCAGGGCGGCAGCCACACCCCGGCGGGATGGGCCAGCGGCATCAGCATCGATCAGGAAATTAAGAATTATTTCCAAAAGCAGGACGCCACGCGCACGCGGTTCGGCTCGCTTGAATTTGGCGTGGGGGTCACCGACCGGGCTGATCCCTGGACCCGGATGTCCTACGCCGGCCCCAACCAGCCCATTGCCCCCATCTCGGATCCCTATCAGATGTATCGCAAGCTCTATGGCCAGGCCCGGGACCGCGAAAGCCTGCGCAGCGTGTTGGACGATGTCCGGGAAGATCTTAAGAAAGCCCGCAAACACTTGGCCGCCGAGGACCGGAGACTGCTCGAGGAACACGAGGCGCTGGTGAAGCAGATGGAGCGGGAGATCAAAATGCAGCCCGCGACGAAGCCGGTGGCCGCCCGGCCCGTTTTTCAGGAGGGCATCGCCGACCAGAACGATAATGTGCCGCGGCTCAGCCGCATGCAGATTGATCTGCTCGTCAACAGCTTTGCGAATGACATGGCACGGGTCGCGACCCTCCAATACACCAAGTCCGTCGGCCAGGCGAAAATGAACTGGCTGGGCGTCAGCGAGGGACACCATACGCTCTCGCACGAGAAGGACGAAAACGACATGGCAAAGGAAGACCTCGTCAAAATCAACACTTGGTTTGCGGGAGAAATTCGTTATCTGCTTGAGAAACTCTCTTCCACTCCGGAACCCGATGACTCCGGGTCCATGCTCGATCACACCCTCGTGGTTTGGACCAACGAACTCGGCAAAGGCAACTCGCACACTTTGGACAACATCCCGTTCGTCCTTGTTGGGGGTGGCTTTGGATTCGCCATGGGCCGCTCGTTGAAACTGAACAAAGTTCCGCACAACCGGCTTCATCTGGCTCTGGCTCACGCCGTCGGCCACAAGATTCAAGTCTTCGGCAAGACCAGTCTCTGCGACGACGGACCGCTGGCTCTGTCCTGA
- a CDS encoding aspartate aminotransferase family protein: MKSEGDVNWSPHRLAWSEGQIGAEAREWLERDEAVFLHQALSTPCLNVLGKCEGAWIEDLQGRRWLDFHGNNVHQVGFAHPRIVEAITRQLHELTFCTRRYTNKTAVLLAERLAALAPRPLQRVLFSPGGTSAMGVALKLARAATGRHKTISHWDSFHGASLDAISIGGESIFRQGIGPLLPGCEHAPPPDPQQCPFKCGDRCNLNCADYIEYMLEKEGDVAAVIAETVRCTPFIPPKDYWRRIRAACDRHGALLILDEVPICLGRTGRWFAFEHFGIVPDMVVLGKGLGGGVFPLAALLAREDLNQAMHHQALGHYTHEKSPMACAAALATLDVIEEEKLLENSTKQGAYALEQLAALRGKHPIISEVRGLGLLLGLVLARNGRKAADEAERVMYASLRRGLNFKVTMGNILTLTPALTLQRPEMDLALQILDQSLAELSIH, translated from the coding sequence ATGAAGTCGGAAGGCGACGTCAATTGGAGTCCGCATCGATTGGCCTGGAGCGAAGGACAGATCGGCGCGGAGGCGCGTGAGTGGCTGGAGCGGGACGAGGCCGTCTTTTTACACCAGGCCTTGTCCACCCCGTGTTTGAACGTGCTTGGGAAGTGCGAGGGCGCCTGGATCGAGGATCTGCAAGGCCGCCGGTGGCTGGATTTTCACGGCAACAATGTGCATCAAGTCGGGTTTGCACATCCGCGCATTGTCGAGGCCATTACGCGTCAACTGCACGAGTTGACTTTTTGCACGCGCCGCTACACGAACAAGACGGCCGTGCTTCTGGCGGAACGGCTCGCCGCCCTGGCGCCCCGTCCCTTGCAACGAGTGCTTTTTTCACCGGGTGGCACTTCGGCGATGGGCGTGGCACTCAAACTGGCGCGCGCGGCCACGGGCCGGCACAAGACCATTTCCCATTGGGATTCGTTTCACGGCGCTTCCCTCGATGCCATCTCCATCGGAGGGGAATCCATTTTTCGACAAGGGATCGGGCCGCTGCTGCCGGGGTGCGAACACGCGCCTCCGCCGGACCCCCAACAGTGTCCCTTTAAGTGCGGGGACCGCTGCAATCTGAATTGCGCGGATTACATCGAGTATATGCTCGAGAAGGAAGGCGACGTGGCGGCTGTGATTGCCGAGACGGTGCGTTGCACGCCGTTCATCCCGCCGAAGGATTATTGGCGCCGGATTCGCGCCGCGTGCGACCGGCACGGCGCGCTCCTGATTTTGGATGAGGTGCCGATTTGTCTTGGGCGAACGGGCCGTTGGTTTGCCTTCGAGCATTTCGGCATCGTGCCCGACATGGTGGTTCTCGGCAAAGGATTGGGAGGGGGCGTTTTTCCACTGGCGGCGTTGTTGGCGCGGGAAGACCTCAACCAAGCGATGCATCATCAAGCCCTGGGACATTATACCCACGAGAAAAGTCCGATGGCGTGCGCGGCGGCCCTGGCGACACTGGATGTGATCGAGGAGGAAAAACTCCTGGAGAATTCCACGAAACAGGGGGCTTACGCCTTGGAGCAACTCGCGGCCCTCCGAGGCAAGCACCCGATCATCAGCGAGGTTCGAGGCCTGGGTTTGCTGTTGGGATTGGTGCTGGCCCGGAACGGACGTAAGGCGGCGGATGAAGCCGAGCGAGTGATGTATGCGTCCTTGCGACGGGGCCTCAACTTCAAAGTGACGATGGGGAACATTCTGACGCTGACTCCCGCTCTCACGCTGCAACGGCCCGAGATGGATCTGGCCCTCCAGATCCTCGATCAGTCCCTGGCGGAGCTCTCCATCCACTGA
- a CDS encoding type II secretion system protein produces the protein MISKRSRPRPYSSGGFTLIELLVVIAIIAILAGMLLPALSRAKSKAQGVVCASNLKQMQLSWNLYLDDNGDKVPPNENPRQGTWVRGWLDNAVAVTDNTNVVHLRNSLLWKYHETLGIWRCPSDRSVSIHRGVTYPRVRSISMNAWLNRLDPPSSLLMPYRVIERLSQMTDPSPSKTWILMDEREDRINNGYFYVDMTGLKEKNPALYQLADMPASYHGGSGSISFADGHVELKKWLDPRTKPPLLKGKNLGLIGATPNNPDVAWLQERTTGAREE, from the coding sequence ATGATCTCGAAGCGAAGTCGACCGCGCCCCTATTCTTCTGGTGGGTTTACGTTGATTGAACTTCTCGTGGTAATCGCCATCATCGCGATTCTCGCCGGCATGCTCCTCCCCGCCCTTTCCAGAGCGAAAAGCAAAGCCCAAGGCGTGGTCTGCGCGAGCAACCTCAAGCAGATGCAGCTTTCCTGGAACTTGTACCTCGATGACAACGGGGACAAAGTCCCGCCGAACGAAAACCCCCGCCAGGGCACTTGGGTTCGAGGGTGGCTCGACAATGCCGTTGCCGTCACGGACAACACCAACGTCGTCCATCTCCGCAACAGTCTGTTGTGGAAGTACCATGAAACGCTGGGCATTTGGCGATGCCCTTCCGACCGCAGTGTGTCCATCCATCGCGGGGTCACCTATCCCCGCGTCCGATCCATCTCCATGAACGCCTGGCTCAACCGGCTCGATCCCCCCTCTTCTTTGCTCATGCCCTATCGTGTCATTGAACGCCTTTCCCAGATGACGGACCCCAGTCCTTCGAAGACTTGGATCCTCATGGATGAGCGCGAGGATCGCATCAACAACGGTTACTTTTACGTGGACATGACGGGTTTGAAGGAGAAGAACCCCGCTCTTTACCAATTGGCGGACATGCCTGCGAGCTATCACGGAGGCTCGGGCAGCATTTCTTTTGCCGACGGCCACGTCGAGCTCAAGAAGTGGCTGGATCCCAGGACCAAACCCCCGCTGCTCAAAGGCAAGAATCTCGGTTTGATCGGCGCTACGCCCAACAATCCCGATGTCGCCTGGCTGCAGGAACGCACCACGGGTGCCCGGGAAGAGTAG